One part of the Paraburkholderia flagellata genome encodes these proteins:
- a CDS encoding GNAT family N-acetyltransferase, with the protein MFDDFAKHGVAGDARPPQQSIEWRRYVPGRDAPALATLFRASVATLAATRYDAAQRVAWAAAADDLADFDARLARGVTLVAACDGAAVAFGQLFPLDHVEMLYVAPAWSRRGLATALLARLEALAREARSTVLSTDASAVSRLVFERAGFSLISSESVWRDGVSLPRFHLCKPLHAANFSG; encoded by the coding sequence ATGTTTGACGATTTCGCAAAGCATGGCGTCGCGGGCGATGCGCGGCCACCTCAACAATCCATCGAGTGGCGGCGCTATGTGCCGGGGCGCGACGCGCCCGCGCTCGCCACCTTGTTTCGCGCGTCCGTGGCCACGCTTGCTGCCACGCGCTACGACGCGGCGCAGCGCGTAGCGTGGGCCGCGGCAGCCGACGATCTTGCGGACTTCGACGCGCGCCTCGCGCGCGGCGTGACGCTCGTGGCGGCGTGTGACGGTGCGGCCGTTGCGTTCGGGCAGCTCTTTCCGCTCGATCACGTCGAGATGCTTTATGTCGCGCCCGCATGGTCGCGCCGCGGGCTCGCGACGGCGTTGCTGGCGCGGCTCGAAGCGCTCGCGCGCGAGGCGCGCTCGACGGTATTGAGCACCGATGCGAGCGCGGTGTCGCGGCTTGTTTTCGAGCGGGCGGGTTTTTCGCTGATTTCGTCAGAATCGGTGTGGCGCGACGGCGTATCATTGCCGCGTTTTCATCTATGCAAGCCGCTTCATGCGGCGAATTTTTCAGGATGA